One Mercenaria mercenaria strain notata chromosome 12, MADL_Memer_1, whole genome shotgun sequence DNA segment encodes these proteins:
- the LOC123535320 gene encoding histamine H2 receptor-like — MVPWQKMSTHYTYNSSKLNKVVSRELEDNPNIHDYFKLQVAQPRTDITVSHDQKHDVMPPESDEHPEAYYLYFIAVSGMLLNIFVVGAIFVRKPLRKMTSGFMIHACFLDFTKSAYCIPIATNLLSQSRPSDCNFFGATFVILITISVFNMVAMVCTEAYTFGEKNIGGNSKGTVICVTFGVVLVYIGSIILHLGPTLIGGHFEFQPDIGSCSFTFGKQTGYVAHVMWAVITTVAMLAVFHFIHRLYREIQINRPNRVSFLVRTSITVMDTATSSACRLRKIIRDATHRAKIFILNTLVFILCWYPYFLLIIIDKNFKVPPKVYQPFAFIAWSHGAIQPILYILFDRNLNLLAKYVYCDKNNFDNIIQHMMHRQRNLDQTNARHRTSATDSDMLAPSPSRINSDNRCSNLVDIIREHQEMCVVQNSSNQNVHNRVINTNVNVEILDLTNRLNPCSNIPPEDPPYPEPNDLNEGFNNTVENPTYINRVESAGFSPRSTEEYMFERPHVIYNNEDYTENSDGGSLNEVQF; from the coding sequence ATGGTACCATGGCAAAAAATGTCCACGCATTATACGTACAACAGCTCTAAACTGAACAAGGTTGTTTCACGAGAACTCGAGGATAACCCAAATATACATGACTACTTTAAATTACAAGTGGCGCAACCACGGACAGACATCACTGTGTCACATGACCAAAAACACGATGTGATGCCCCCGGAATCAGATGAACATCCTGAAgcgtattatttatattttatcgcTGTGAGCGGTATGCTCctgaatatttttgttgttggagCAATATTTGTCCGCAAACCACTTCGCAAAATGACAAGCGGATTTATGATTCATGCGTGTTTCTTGGATTTTACCAAGTCTGCTTACTGCATTCCCATAGCTACAAATCTTCTTAGCCAGTCCAGACCCTCCGACTGCAATTTTTTCGGAGCTACTTTTGTGATATTAATTACCATTTCAGTGTTCAATATGGTCGCCATGGTGTGCACGGAAGCTTATACCTTCGGTGAGAAAAACATTGGCGGCAATTCCAAAGGAACCGTGATCTGTGTTACATTTGGAGTAGTTCTAGTTTACATAGGTAGCATAATTCTTCATCTGGGTCCAACACTTataggcggccattttgaatttcaacCTGACATAGGAAGTTGTTCATTCACATTTGGTAAGCAGACGGGATATGTAGCACATGTTATGTGGGCTGTTATAACAACAGTTGCCATGTTAGCGGTCTTCCATTTCATTCATAGACTGTACAGGGAAATTCAAATTAACCGACCAAACCGAGTTTCCTTTTTAGTCCGTACATCAATAACAGTGATGGATACTGCAACAAGCTCAGCATGTCGTCTACGTAAAATCATTCGAGATGCGACACATCGTGCCAAAATATTCATTCTTAACACCTTAGTATTCATTCTTTGTTGGTACCCGTACTTCCTCCTCATTATCatagataaaaattttaaagtgcCGCCAAAAGTTTATCAACCATTTGCCTTCATCGCTTGGTCCCACGGCGCCATTCAACCAATCCTATACATTCTGTTTGACCGTAATCTGAACTTACTAGCCAAATACGTATATTGTGATAAAAACAACTTTGATAACATTATCCAACACATGATGCACCGTCAACGAAACCTTGACCAAACCAATGCTAGACATAGAACGAGTGCAACAGATTCAGACATGTTAGCGCCTAGTCCTTCACGAATCAATTCCGATAACAGATGCAGTAATCTTGTAGATATCATTCGTGAGCATCAAGAAATGTGTGTTGTTCAAAATTCATCCAACCAGAATGTGCATAATCGTGTCATCAACACTAACGTTAATGTTGAAATTTTGGATTTAACCAATCGGTTAAACCCGTGTTCAAATATACCACCCGAAGACCCACCATATCCCGAACCTAACGATTTAAACGAAGGATTTAATAATACTGTGGAAAACCCAACTTATATCAATAGGGTAGAGAGTGCAGGTTTTTCTCCCCGATCAACTGAGGAATATATGTTTGAACGTCCACATGTGATATATAACAACGAGGACTATACTGAAAATAGTGATGGTGGAAGTTTAAATGAAGTCCAATTTTGA